One Vigna unguiculata cultivar IT97K-499-35 chromosome 11, ASM411807v1, whole genome shotgun sequence DNA window includes the following coding sequences:
- the LOC114168874 gene encoding beta-galactosidase 8-like has protein sequence MWPDIIQKSKYGGLDVIETYVFWNLHEPVQGQYNFEGSADLVKFVKTVAAAGLYVHLRIGPYACAEWNYGGFPLWLHFIPGIQFRTDNKPFKDEMKRFTAMIVDMMKKENLYASQGRPIILSQIENEYGNIDAAYGPAAKSYIKWAASMATSLDTGVPWVMCQQADAPDPIINTCNGFYCDQFNPNSNSKPKMWTENWSGWFLAFGGAVPYRPVEDLAFAVARFYQLGGTFNNYYMYHGGTNFGRTTGGPFISTSYDYDSPIDEYGTIRQPKWGHLKDLHKAIKLCEEALTATDPTITSIGPNIEAAVYKTGSTCAAFIANNNETSDANVTFNGNSYHLPAWSVSILPDCRNVVLNTAKISSVSTISSFTTESLKEKIGSSDDSSSRWSWISEPVGISKADSFSKFGLVEQINTTGDRSDYLWYSLSIDLDAGTQTVLHIESLGHALHAFINGKLAGSGTGTKDKAAVKVDIPVTLVAGKNTIDLLSLTVGLQNYGAFFDLRGAGITGPVILKSLNNGSSLDLSSHNWTYQIGLKGEDLGPSSGSFGQWNSQSTLPINQPLIWYKKNFTAPSGSDPVAINMTGMGKGEAWVNGKSIGRYWPTNVAPSDGCTDSCNYRGSYHASKCLRNCGKPSQALYHVPRSWLRPEGNTLVLFEETGGNPEKITFATKQIASVCSYASESHPLHVDLWNSDAESGRKVEPVLFLECPYPNLVISSIKFASFGTPQGTCGNFKHGNCSSNKALSVVQKGCIGSSSCRIEVSINTFGDPCEGVAKNLAVEASCA, from the exons TATAATTTTGAAGGTAGTGCAGATTTGGTTAAATTCGTGAAGACAGTGGCAGCAGCAGGTCTGTATGTGCATCTGCGGATTGGTCCATACGCATGTGCTGAATGGAACTACGG TGGTTTCCCTCTTTGGCTACATTTTATTCCGGGAATTCAGTTCCGAACTGATAACAAACCATTTAAG GATGAAATGAAGCGGTTCACCGCTATGATTGTGGATATGATGAAGAAAGAGAACCTCTATGCATCACAGGGAAGACCAATTATTTTGTCTCAG ATCGAAAATGAATATGGAAACATTGATGCGGCCTATGGTCCTGCTGCTAAATCCTACATCAAATGGGCTGCATCGATGGCAACTTCTCTTGATACAGGGGTTCCTTGGGTAATGTGCCAACAGGCAGATGCTCCTGACCCAATT ATTAACACATGCAATGGATTTTACTGCGACCAATTCAATCCAAACTCTAACTCAAAGCCAAAAATGTGGACTGAGAACTGGAGTGGATG GTTTCTTGCGTTTGGTGGTGCTGTGCCTTATAGACCAGTGGAAGATCTTGCTTTTGCTGTGGCACGCTTTTACCAACTAGGTGgaacttttaataattactaCATG TATCATGGAGGGACTAATTTTGGCCGAACTACCGGTGGACCTTTCATTTCTACTAGTTATGACTATGATTCTCCAATTGATGAGTATG GAACTATTAGACAACCTAAGTGGGGCCACCTTAAAGACTTGCATAAGGCCATAAAACTTTGTGAAGAAGCACTGACAGCTACTGATCCAACAATCACATCTATTGGACCAAATATAGAG GCTGCAGTTTACAAGACAGGATCTACCTGTGCTGCCTTCATTGCCAACAACAATGAAACATCTGATGCAAATGTGACCTTCAATGGAAATTCATATCACCTACCCGCGTGGTCTGTCAGCATCTTACCAGACTGCAGGAATGTAGTGCTTAATACTGCAAAG ATTAGTTCTGTATCAACAATTTCAAGCTTCACAACTGaatctttaaaagaaaagattggTTCTTCGGATGATTCTAGCTCGAGATGGAGTTGGATTAGTGAACCTGTTGGCATTTCAAAGGCTGATTCATTCTCAAAATTTGGGCTAGTGGAGCAAATAAATACAACTGGTGATAGAAGTGATTACTTGTGGTATTCATTAAG CATCGATCTTGATGCTGGTACTCAAACTGTTCTTCACATTGAATCCCTTGGTCATGCTCTTCATGCTTTCATAAATGGGAAGCTTGCAg GCAGTGGAACGGGAACCAAAGACAAAGCTGCAGTCAAAGTAGACATCCCCGTCACACTAGTGGCTGGGAAGAACACAATTGATCTACTGAGTTTAACTGTTGGGCTCCAG AACTACGGAGCTTTTTTTGACTTAAGGGGTGCAGGAATCACTGGCCCTGTGATACTGAAAAGTTTGAACAATGGTAGCTCTCTTGATCTGTCCTCCCATAACTGGACATATCAG ATTGGTCTTAAAGGTGAAGATTTGGGTCCATCCAGTGGAAGTTTTGGCCAGTGGAATTCACAATCTACTTTACCTATAAACCAACCATTGATTTGGTACAAG AAAAACTTCACTGCGCCCTCTGGTAGTGATCCAGTCGCAATTAACATGACGGGGATGGGAAAAGGTGAGGCTTGGGTGAATGGAAAGAGCATTGGGAGGTACTGGCCTACGAATGTTGCTCCAAGTGATGGTTGTACTGATTCCTGCAATTATAGAGGGTCCTATCATGCATCCAAATGTCTCAGGAACTGTGGAAAGCCATCACAGGCATT ATACCATGTACCACGATCATGGTTACGACCTGAAGGCAACACACTTGTTTTGTTTGAGGAAACCGGAGGCAACCCTGAGAAAATCACTTTTGCTACAAAACAGATAGCAAGTGTGTGTTCTTATGCATCTGAATCTCACCCTCTACATGTAGACTTATGGAATTCAGATGCAGAATCAGGAAGAAAAGTAGAGCCTGTACTGTTTCTGGAATGCCCTTATCCTAATCTGGTGATCTCTTCCATTAAATTTGCGAGTTTTGGAACACCTCAGGGGACTTGTGGGAACTTCAAACATGGAAACTGCAGCAGCAATAAGGCTCTATCCGTTGTGCAGAAG GGCTGCATTGGATCAAGCAGTTGTAGAATTGAGGTATCAATTAATACATTCGGAGATCCATGTGAAGGAGTAGCAAAGAATTTAGCTGTTGAAGCTTCTTGTGCATAG
- the LOC114169055 gene encoding fasciclin-like arabinogalactan protein 11 yields the protein MMKKHCLFSFSLPLLVSFLYFTTTLAQLSPASAPLKPSQPTPTPPAEAPKQPLVPSLPQSPSDSTPDTSAVDIVGILRQAKSFNILIRLMKTTQLINQLNAQLLTTKSGGITILAPDDSSFSELKPGFLNSLSDGQKLELLQFHVLSEYVSSSNFDTLTNPVRTLAGDKPGKVELNVISYGGSVNISTGEVNTTITGIVYTDKHLAIYKVRKVLLPMDFFVVAKAPAKAPSLAPESSAKAPKADKEKSLSPDSSESSEINSTNGTSGTVKISHGMWLSLVLGPILLMILPS from the coding sequence ATGATGAAAAAGCATTGTCTCTTTTCCTTCTCACTACCACTGCTAGTTTCATTTTTGTATTTCACCACCACTTTAGCCCAATTATCACCAGCTTCTGCCCCCCTCAAACCATCACAACCTACACCTACCCCACCAGCTGAAGCTCCTAAACAACCATTGGTTCCCTCATTGCCACAGTCACCAAGTGATTCCACTCCTGACACTTCAGCAGTTGACATTGTTGGAATCCTGAGGCAGGCCAAGTCATTCAACATTCTTATCAGACTCATGAAAACCACCCAATTGATCAACCAACTCAATGCACAACTCCTCACTACTAAATCAGGTGGCATCACCATTCTAGCACCTGATGACAGTTCCTTCTCCGAACTCAAACCAGGCTTCCTCAACTCTCTTTCTGATGGCCAAAAGCTCGAGCTCTTACAGTTCCATGTTCTTTCAGAGTATGTGTCTAGCTCCAACTTTGATACTCTGACCAACCCTGTGAGAACACTTGCAGGGGATAAACCTGGAAAGGTGGAACTGAATGTGATAAGTTACGGAGGGAGTGTGAACATCTCAACAGGTGAGGTTAACACCACCATCACTGGCATTGTATACACAGATAAGCATCTTGCTATTTACAAGGTGAGGAAGGTTCTTCTTCCTATGGACTTCTTTGTTGTTGCTAAGGCACCTGCAAAGGCACCCTCTCTGGCACCAGAATCTTCGGCAAAGGCGCCTAAAGCAGATAAAGAAAAGTCTCTGTCTCCAGATTCCTCAGAATCATCTGAGATTAATTCCACCAACGGTACCTCTGGCACTGTGAAAATCAGTCATGGAATGTGGTTGTCTCTTGTCCTTGGACCAATTCTCCTTATGATATTGCCATCATAA
- the LOC114169476 gene encoding LOW QUALITY PROTEIN: zinc finger protein BALDIBIS-like (The sequence of the model RefSeq protein was modified relative to this genomic sequence to represent the inferred CDS: inserted 1 base in 1 codon), whose protein sequence is MMSEEPFSVPPNTVRDSLVHVQPPSSNPNNNNPNPSSNPAKRRRSLPGTPDPDAEVVALSPKSLMATNRFICEICSKGFQRDQNLQLHRRGHNLPWKLKQRTNKDQVRKKVYVCPEKSCVHNDPSRALGDLTGIKKHYSRKHGEKKWKCEKCSKKYAVQSDWKAHSKICGTREYKCDCGTLFSRKDSFITHRAFCDALAEESVRITTTTTTVPPALSNLRNDHPLTNAQASRIPQIFSGFHSDQFGGGSGTSETLVNYAEANHHHHHHHHQQQQEQQLQQQKLRLPLWLDHQVNSQVLHHPLMNFPTKPGAFSSPGPNPVPDMVQTMDMFGPQFVNYRYPEASFGGANLSVLPPHGLKQEQEENKGELSHSASSNLYLSSNQNPPHYMSATTVLQKTVQMGSTRVNDNAFCSNRNSNHNNVVNNNSNVVVEVQKLDELVSVEGCTNLGGGGGGYLLNDDSNNNSFVVVNGTKGFEHMMMPVDEETRAASIMGKQLHSISKNQLGLTRDFLGVGDNNIESIRRPFXEQDLVEFNAMGSASGINLQRQYGGHYV, encoded by the exons ATGATGTCTGAAGAACCCTTTTCTGTTCCTCCCAACACCGTCAGAGACTCCTTGGTTCATGTTCAACCCCCCAGCTCAAACCCTAATAATAACAATCCTAACCCTAGTTCAAATCCAGCTAAGAGAAGGAGAAGCCTACCCGGAACACCAG ATCCAGATGCAGAAGTGGTGGCTCTGTCACCCAAGTCCCTGATGGCCACCAACCGTTTCATATGTGAAATTTGCAGCAAGGGTTTTCAGAGAGACCAGAATTTGCAGCTGCATAGACGCGGGCACAACCTTCCGTGGAAGCTGAAGCAGAGAACAAACAAAGATCAAGTGAGGAAGAAGGTGTATGTGTGCCCTGAGAAGAGTTGTGTGCATAACGATCCCTCTAGAGCCTTGGGAGACTTGACAGGCATAAAGAAGCACTACAGCAGAAAGCATGGGGAGAAGAAGTGGAAGTGTGAGAAGTGCTCCAAGAAATATGCTGTTCAATCTGATTGGAAGGCCCATAGCAAGATTTGTGGGACTAGAGAGTACAAATGTGACTGTGGCACACTTTTCTCCAG GAAGGACAGCTTCATAACACATAGAGCTTTTTGCGACGCTTTGGCTGAAGAAAGTGTGAGGATAACAACAACAACGACAACAGTTCCCCCAGCTTTAAGCAACTTGAGAAATGATCATCCCTTGACCAATGCTCAAGCTTCGAGGATCCCTCAGATTTTTTCAGGGTTTCACTCAGATCAATTCGGTGGTGGTTCAGGAACATCAGAAACACTGGTGAATTATGCTGAGGCaaaccatcatcatcatcatcatcatcatcaacaacaacaagaacaacaacTGCAGCAGCAAAAGCTGAGGTTACCACTCTGGCTAGACCACCAGGTGAATTCACAAGTACTTCACCACCCTCTTATGAACTTCCCAACCAAACCAGGTGCTTTCAGTTCTCCGGGGCCAAACCCTGTGCCTGATATGGTGCAAACTATGGACATGTTTGGGCCACAGTTTGTGAATTACCGTTACCCAGAAGCGTCATTTGGAGGTGCCAACCTGTCTGTGCTGCCGCCACATGGACTGAAGCAGgaacaagaagaaaacaaaggggAGTTGTCGCATAGCGCGAGCTCGAATTTGTACTTGAGTAGTAACCAGAACCCACCTCATTACATGTCAGCCACTACAGTGTTGCAGAAAACTGTTCAAATGGGATCTACAAGGGTGAACGACAACGCGTTTTGCTCGAATAGGAACAGCAACCACaacaatgttgtcaacaacaaCAGCAACGTTGTTGTTGAGGTTCAGAAACTGGACGAGTTGGTGAGTGTGGAAGGGTGCACCAACcttggaggtggtggtggtgggtaTTTATTGAATGATGACTCAAACAATAACTCGTTTGTGGTTGTGAATGGCACGAAGGGTTTTGAGCACATGATGATGCCGGTGGATGAAGAGACAAGAGCAGCATCAATTATGGGAAAGCAATTACACTCCATAAGCAAAAATCAACTTGGTTTAACCCGAGATTTTTTGGGTGTCGGAGATAACAACATTGAATCAATAAGGAGACCTT TCGAGCAAGATCTTGTTGAATTTAATGCAATGGGGTCAGCCTCAGGCATTAACCTGCAGAGGCAGTACGGTGGACACTATGTGTAG
- the LOC114168612 gene encoding programmed cell death protein 2-like, whose product MDTDAIGDLVDKLKVMQNDNAEDQEEYDDVDDDDEEEEHEPITLGFVDKPKNKWSLQRQYFPSKAGGVPAWLDPLNIPSGGSFVCDICGDPLQFLLQVYAPTEQETAFHRMLYVFMCPSMKCLLRDQHEQWKHHPEKPSRSVKVFRSQLPRVNPFYSQECPQYDESHKPAGCGAVLCDWCGTWKGDKLCSSCKQTRYCSEKHQALSWRAGHKIACPQIQISSPVSGSNKSETTLFESHKGGSKNLWPEFEITIEDESEYNRDMSEENTVSNSLISRNRTDDTMNSIFDSFQGDADKKSWASFQECIDKAPEQVLRYYRNTNVKPIWPLSSGRPSNADIPRCSYCSGPMCCEFQILPQLLYYFGVDNEVDSLDWASIVVYACEASCNASLPYKHEFAWIQIHSPSTGL is encoded by the exons ATGGATACTGATGCCATTGGAGATCTGGTTGACAAGCTCAAGGTTATGCAGAATGATAACGCAGAAGATCAAGAGGAATATGATGATGTTGATGACGAcgatgaagaagaagaacatgaaCCCATCACACTTGGCTTTGTTGACAAGCCAAAGAATAAATGGTCTCTTCAACGTCAATATTTCCCAAGCAAAGCTGGAGGAGTCCCT GCTTGGCTTGACCCTTTGAATATACCTTCAGGGGGGTCATTTGTGTGTGACATTTGTGGAGACCCTTTACAATTCTTACTTCAG GTTTATGCACCGACTGAGCAGGAAACTGCATTTCACCGAATGTTGTATGTCTTTATGTGTCCCTCTATGAAATGCCTCCTCAGGGATCAACATGAGCAATGGAAACACCATCCAGAGAAGCCATCTAGAAG TGTGAAGGTCTTCCGTAGTCAATTACCACGTGTTAATCCATTTTATTCTCAAGAATGCCCTCAGTATGATGAGAGTCACAAACCTGCTGGCTGTGGAG CTGTTCTTTGTGATTGGTGCGGCACTTGGAAAGGAGACAAGCTTTGTAGTAGTTGCAAACAGACACGGTATTGCTCTGAGAAACACCAG GCTTTGAGTTGGCGCGCAGGGCATAAAATTGCTTGCCCTCAGATACAAATTTCTTCGCCTGTTTCTGGATCCAACAAAAGTGAAACTACCTTGTTCGAGTCACATAAAG GTGGAAGCAAGAATCTGTGGCCTGAATTTGAGATCACCATTGAAGATGAAAGTGAATATAATAGAGACATGTCTGAGGAAAATACTGTGTCTAATTCCTTGATCTCGAGGAACAGGACTGATGACACAATGAATTCAATTTTTGATAGCTTTCAG GGTGACGCTGACAAGAAGAGTTGGGCCTCCTTCCAGGAATGCATCGACAAGGCCCCTGAACAAGTGCTAAG GTATTATAGGAATACTAATGTTAAGCCAatatggcccctttcaagtggTCGGCCATCAAATGCTGATATCCCTAGATGCAGTTACTGCAGTGGACCTATGTGTTGTGAATTTCAG ATTTTGCCACAGTTGCTTTATTACTTCGGCGTTGACAATGAAGTGGACTCTCTGGATTGGGCTTCAATTGTGGTGTATGCATGTGAAGCCTCTTGCAATGCAAGTTTGCCTTACAAACATGAATTTGCCTGGATTCAAATTCATTCACCTTCCACAGGCTTATAG
- the LOC114168446 gene encoding protein transport protein Sec61 subunit beta-like → MARGVSQSQSSTSAATTRPGVMAPRGSAAATAGMRRRRLGAGSSSASVGSGSGTGGSNMLRFYTDDAPGLKISPTVVLVMSLCFIGFVTALHVFGKLYRYRSSAGV, encoded by the coding sequence ATGGCGAGAGGCGTATCGCAATCTCAATCATCAACGTCCGCTGCCACCACGCGGCCCGGCGTGATGGCTCCCCGTGGCTCCGCTGCCGCCACCGCCGGGATGCGCCGTCGCCGTCTCGGAGCCGGGAGCAGCTCCGCTTCCGTCGGAAGCGGTTCCGGCACAGGAGGAAGCAACATGCTGCGGTTCTACACCGACGACGCTCCCGGCCTCAAGATCTCGCCGACGGTGGTGCTCGTGATGAGCCTCTGCTTCATCGGCTTCGTCACTGCTCTGCACGTGTTCGGTAAGCTCTACCGCTATCGATCCAGCGCCGGCGTATGA
- the LOC114168445 gene encoding MLO-like protein 6 — protein MAGGGGGRNLEETPTWAVSTVCFVLILISIIIEHIIHLIGKWLKKKHKRALYESLEKIKSELMLLGFLSLLLTVGQGLISRICISEKVASTWHPCSHENTDTEESEHGTNSRRLLAAFNGSNEVTPRRVLAGGGSDKCGEGKVPFVSSDGIHQLHIFIFVLTVFHVLYCITTMALGRAKMKRWKRWEEETKTPEYQFSHDPERFRFARETSFGRRHLSFWTKNPVLMWIVCFFRQFVRSVPKVDYLTLRHGFIMAHLAPQSHSKFDFRKYIKRSLDEDFKVVVGISPPFWFFAVLFLLLNTHGSYSYLWLPFIPLIIILLVGTKLQVIITEMGLRIQQRGEILKGVPLVQPGDYLFWFNRPALILYLINFVLFQNAFQLAFFSWSALQFGIKSCFHAHTEDVVIRIAMGVLIQILCSYVTLPLYALVTQMGSTMKPTIFNERVAEALRKWHQTAKKQIRQNRVGPLSLSGTPMSSRPTTPSHHMSPMHLLRYYRSEMDSFPTSPRRSNFDGDHTQPWDMDSPSPSYSQHEVEMGHTNDPTTNTTLHEIVTVAHTKEFSFDNRPSPAT, from the exons ATGGCAGGTGGAGGTGGAGGAAGAAACTTGGAGGAAACACCCACATGGGCCGTCTCCACTGTCTGTTTTGTTTTGATCTTAATATCTATAATCATCGAACACATCATCCACCTCATCGGAAAG TGGTTGAAGAAGAAGCACAAAAGAGCGCTGTACGAGTCACTGGAAAAGATCAAATCAG AGCTTATGTTATTGGGGTTCTTATCGTTGCTTTTGACGGTTGGACAAGGTCTGATATCAAGAATATGTATATCAGAGAAAGTTGCATCAACATGGCACCCTTGTAGCCACGAAAACACAGATACTGAAGAATCAGAACACGGAACCAACAGCCGCAGGTTGTTGGCGGCGTTCAATGGTTCAAACGAGGTAACTCCACGCCGTGTTTTGGCCGGAGGAGGAAGCGACAAGTGTGGCGAG GGTAAAGTCCCGTTTGTGTCATCCGATGGCATCCATCAACTCCATATATTTATCTTTGTGCTAACTGTTTTTCATGTCCTTTATTGCATTACCACCATGGCTCTAGGAAGAGCAAAG aTGAAGAGGTGGAAAAGATGGGAAGAGGAAACCAAGACACCAGAGTACCAATTTTCACATG ATCCTGAACGATTTAGATTTGCCAGAGAAACATCGTTTGGAAGGAGACATTTGAGTTTCTGGACCAAAAACCCTGTCCTCATGTGGATT GTTTGTTTCTTTAGGCAATTTGTGAGATCAGTACCTAAAGTGGATTACTTGACCTTAAGACATGGATTTATCATG gCACATTTGGCTCCTCAAAGTCACTCCAAATTTGATTTTCGGAAATACATTAAACGATCACTGGACGAGGATTTCAAAGTCGTTGTTGGAATCAG tCCTCCATTCTGGTTCTTCGCGGTGCTTTTTCTCCTCTTGAACACTCATG GCTCGTACTCTTATTTGTGGCTGCCATTTATTCCTTTGATT ATAATTCTGTTAGTTGGAACCAAGTTGCAAGTGATCATAACTGAGATGGGTCTGAGAATTCAACAAAGAGGAGAGATTCTAAAGGGAGTGCCATTGGTCCAGCCAGGGGATTATTTGTTCTGGTTTAACCGACCTGCTCTTATTCTTTACCTTATTAACTTTGTTCTCTTTCAG AATGCTTTTCAGCTAGCTTTCTTCTCATGGTCTGCG CTTCAATTTGGGATTAAATCTTGTTTCCACGCACATACCGAGGATGTTGTGATCAGAATTGCAATGGG GGTACTTATTCAAATCCTGTGCAGCTACGTTACTCTTCCTCTTTATGCTCTAGTGACACAG ATGGGTTCAACAATGAAGCCAACGATATTCAACGAGAGAGTTGCAGAGGCACTGCGGAAGTGGCACCAGACCGCGAAGAAGCAGATAAGACAGAACCGTGTGGGACCCTTGTCCTTGTCGGGGACACCGATGTCGAGCAGACCCACCACCCCGAGCCACCACATGTCTCCGATGCACCTCCTGCGCTACTACCGTTCTGAAATGGACAGCTTCCCCACCTCTCCACGGCGTTCGAACTTCGACGGCGACCACACTCAGCCGTGGGACATGGATTCCCCTTCTCCTTCGTACTCGCAGCACGAAGTGGAAATGGGTCACACCAATGACCCCACCACCAACACAACCCTCCATGAAATTGTTACCGTTGCACACACCAAGGAATTTTCCTTTGATAATAGACCTTCCCCTGCTACGTAG